The uncultured Desulfuromonas sp. genome has a segment encoding these proteins:
- a CDS encoding ammonium transporter → MKRFLSFVMVGAFLALPVVALADEAAPITPDDVQNNLNFVWTLVAAFLVFLMQAGFAMVEAGFTRAKNACNIMMKNMMDFSVGALAFWAIGFGLMFGTTNGFFGTSDFFFSGASGDGEAWNYAFWMFQVVFAATAATIISGAVAERTKFSAYLVYSFFVSALIYPVFGSWAWGSLFHGGGWLEGMGFIDFAGSTVVHSVGGWLALAGAIVVGPRLGKYTKEGKVKPIPGHNIPVASLGVFLLWFGWYGFNPGSTTTGDSSIAMIAVTTTLAAAAGAVSAMLFTWVKFGKSDIGMTLNGALAGLVGITAGCANVSAASSVVIGLIAGVLVVVSVLFFDKIRVDDPVGAVSVHGVCGAWGTLAAGLFDSAGFSIHTIGVQLIGIAACFVWALGAGLVLFKAIDLVIGMRVTAEEEMTGLDFSEHGASAYPDFQAVHLGSGSMPGGSGGLGGQTAPAAEAITGKPVTQP, encoded by the coding sequence ATGAAACGGTTCCTGTCGTTTGTTATGGTGGGGGCTTTTCTGGCCCTGCCTGTTGTTGCGTTAGCCGATGAGGCGGCTCCGATCACCCCGGACGATGTTCAGAATAACCTGAACTTTGTCTGGACTCTCGTTGCCGCTTTTCTGGTTTTTCTCATGCAAGCAGGATTCGCCATGGTTGAAGCCGGGTTTACCCGCGCCAAAAACGCTTGCAATATTATGATGAAAAACATGATGGACTTCTCTGTTGGTGCTTTGGCTTTCTGGGCGATCGGTTTCGGTCTGATGTTCGGAACCACCAATGGTTTCTTTGGTACCAGCGATTTCTTTTTCAGTGGTGCCAGTGGAGATGGAGAGGCTTGGAATTATGCATTCTGGATGTTCCAGGTGGTTTTTGCGGCGACTGCAGCAACCATCATTTCCGGTGCCGTAGCTGAGCGAACCAAGTTCAGTGCCTACCTGGTATATTCATTCTTTGTTTCCGCGTTAATCTATCCGGTCTTTGGTTCCTGGGCCTGGGGCAGCCTGTTCCACGGGGGTGGCTGGCTCGAAGGAATGGGCTTCATCGATTTTGCCGGTTCGACGGTGGTTCACTCTGTGGGGGGCTGGCTGGCGCTCGCTGGTGCGATTGTTGTTGGTCCTCGCCTGGGAAAATACACCAAGGAAGGCAAGGTTAAGCCGATTCCCGGTCATAACATTCCTGTGGCCTCCCTCGGTGTTTTTCTGTTGTGGTTCGGCTGGTATGGTTTTAACCCCGGATCCACAACGACCGGTGATAGCTCCATTGCCATGATTGCCGTCACGACGACTTTGGCCGCCGCCGCTGGAGCGGTTTCCGCCATGCTGTTTACCTGGGTGAAGTTTGGCAAAAGCGACATCGGTATGACGTTGAATGGTGCGTTAGCCGGGCTGGTTGGTATTACGGCGGGCTGCGCCAATGTGTCGGCGGCTTCCTCGGTGGTCATCGGTTTGATTGCCGGTGTTCTTGTCGTTGTGTCTGTCCTGTTCTTTGACAAAATCAGGGTGGATGATCCCGTTGGTGCGGTATCTGTCCACGGTGTTTGTGGGGCCTGGGGCACCCTGGCTGCCGGACTGTTTGACAGCGCGGGTTTTTCCATCCACACCATCGGCGTACAGCTGATCGGTATTGCCGCCTGCTTTGTCTGGGCCCTTGGTGCGGGTCTGGTCTTGTTTAAAGCGATTGATCTTGTGATCGGTATGCGAGTCACGGCGGAAGAAGAGATGACCGGTCTCGATTTCAGCGAGCATGGTGCCAGTGCTTATCCGGATTTTCAGGCCGTCCATTTAGGGAGCGGCAGTATGCCTGGTGGTTCAGGCGGACTTGGCGGACAGACGGCTCCCGCAGCGGAAGCGATTACCGGAAAACCTGTCACTCAGCCATGA
- a CDS encoding XRE family transcriptional regulator: protein MEYNIGIKIKALRKARKLTLNAVADETGFSPALLSQIENNNVSPPIATLSKIAHFFDVKIGHFFEEEKEVRHYEVVRAADRRIVNRVISKAGNSHGYVYESLSFYKLNKKMEPFIVKVLERSDDEELYSHEGEEFLLILDGAAEIHLDGEHIKLNVGDAIYFDSSVPHRLFSANGKEVQVVAIVTR, encoded by the coding sequence TTGGAATACAATATCGGCATAAAAATTAAAGCATTGCGCAAAGCGCGCAAACTAACCTTGAATGCTGTTGCTGATGAAACAGGTTTTTCTCCCGCGTTGCTTTCCCAGATCGAAAACAACAATGTCTCTCCCCCCATTGCGACTCTGTCAAAAATTGCTCACTTTTTTGATGTCAAAATCGGCCATTTCTTTGAAGAAGAGAAGGAGGTCCGTCATTATGAAGTGGTTCGTGCCGCAGACCGTCGGATCGTCAATCGGGTGATCTCCAAGGCGGGCAATAGCCATGGCTACGTCTATGAATCCCTCTCTTTTTACAAGCTGAATAAAAAAATGGAGCCATTCATCGTGAAAGTTCTGGAGCGCAGTGACGATGAGGAACTCTACAGTCACGAGGGAGAAGAATTTTTGCTGATACTTGATGGTGCGGCTGAAATTCATCTGGATGGTGAGCACATCAAGTTGAACGTTGGTGATGCGATTTATTTCGACTCTTCGGTTCCCCATCGTCTGTTCTCAGCAAACGGCAAAGAAGTTCAGGTTGTGGCCATCGTTACCCGTTAG
- the sucC gene encoding ADP-forming succinate--CoA ligase subunit beta — protein sequence MNIHEYQAKAILRKFGVPVPDGHVVYNGNSAREWAKRLGPGPWVVKAQIHAGGRGKGGGVKLARTSEEVRLLTRDMLGMTLRTHQTGPEGKVVTRVLVENGCNIDRELYISLVVDRASSKVSVMASTEGGMDIEDVAANTPEKIVIEIIDPLVGLTGFQCRNIAFQLGLGGKLLPLAVKLLGNLYKTFLACDCSMLEINPLVVTKEQELLALDAKFGFDDNAIFRHLQIADMRDYDEEDPNEIEASQHDLSYISLDGNIGCLVNGAGLAMATMDIVKHYGGEPANFLDVGGGATIERVTEAFKIILSDSKVNGILVNIFGGIMKCDVIASGVIEAAHQVELQVPLVVRLEGTNVELGKKLLAESGLNIIAADGMADAAKKIVAAVA from the coding sequence ATGAATATCCACGAGTATCAGGCAAAGGCAATTTTACGGAAATTCGGTGTGCCGGTCCCGGACGGGCACGTGGTGTACAACGGCAACAGCGCCCGCGAATGGGCCAAACGCCTCGGACCCGGCCCCTGGGTGGTCAAAGCCCAGATACATGCCGGTGGCCGCGGCAAAGGCGGCGGCGTCAAGCTGGCCCGCACCTCCGAGGAGGTCCGGTTGCTGACCAGGGATATGCTGGGCATGACATTACGCACCCATCAGACCGGCCCGGAGGGCAAGGTGGTCACTCGCGTCCTGGTGGAAAACGGCTGCAACATCGACCGTGAACTGTATATCAGCCTGGTGGTGGACCGCGCCAGTTCCAAAGTCTCGGTGATGGCCTCCACGGAAGGCGGCATGGACATCGAAGACGTGGCCGCCAACACGCCGGAAAAAATCGTTATCGAAATCATCGACCCCTTGGTGGGACTGACCGGCTTCCAATGCCGTAATATTGCTTTCCAACTTGGGCTGGGCGGCAAACTTTTGCCCCTGGCCGTCAAGCTGTTGGGAAATCTCTACAAAACCTTCCTGGCCTGCGACTGCTCCATGCTCGAGATCAATCCGCTGGTGGTCACCAAAGAGCAGGAACTGCTGGCTTTGGACGCCAAATTCGGCTTTGACGACAATGCCATCTTCCGCCATCTGCAGATCGCGGACATGCGCGACTACGACGAAGAAGACCCCAACGAAATCGAGGCGTCACAGCACGACCTGTCCTACATCTCCCTGGACGGCAATATCGGCTGTCTGGTCAACGGCGCCGGCCTGGCCATGGCGACTATGGATATCGTCAAGCATTACGGCGGCGAACCGGCCAACTTCCTCGATGTCGGCGGCGGCGCCACCATCGAGCGTGTCACCGAAGCCTTCAAAATCATCCTCTCCGACAGCAAGGTCAACGGCATCCTGGTCAACATTTTCGGCGGCATTATGAAATGCGATGTCATTGCCTCCGGAGTGATTGAAGCCGCCCATCAGGTTGAACTGCAGGTACCGCTGGTGGTGCGCCTGGAAGGAACCAATGTCGAACTGGGCAAGAAGCTACTGGCCGAGAGCGGCCTGAATATCATCGCAGCGGATGGTATGGCCGATGCGGCCAAAAAAATCGTCGCGGCCGTGGCATAA
- the sucD gene encoding succinate--CoA ligase subunit alpha: MSILIDKETKVITQGIGATGLFHAQGARDYGTQMVGGVTPGKGGTEIDGFPVFDTVRDAVEKTGATASVIYVPPPFAADSIMEAVEAELDLVIAITEGIPVLDMVKVKQYMQGKKTRLIGPNCPGVITPGECKIGIMPGYIHKPGRVGVVSRSGTLTYEAVWQLTGLGLGQSTCVGIGGDPVNGTSHLDVLQMFEEDPDTKAVIMIGEIGGTSEEEAARFVKDNMTKPVAAYIAGRTAPPGKRMGHAGAIISGGKGTAAEKVAVLEECGISVAATPAEMGEALLKVWKP; this comes from the coding sequence ATGAGCATATTGATCGATAAAGAGACCAAAGTCATTACCCAGGGAATCGGTGCAACCGGACTTTTTCACGCCCAGGGTGCCCGCGATTACGGAACCCAGATGGTCGGCGGTGTCACGCCCGGCAAGGGAGGCACTGAAATAGACGGCTTCCCGGTTTTCGATACCGTCCGCGATGCCGTGGAAAAAACCGGTGCGACTGCATCGGTGATCTACGTGCCACCTCCGTTCGCTGCAGATTCCATCATGGAAGCCGTCGAAGCCGAACTCGACTTGGTGATCGCCATCACCGAAGGTATTCCGGTTCTCGACATGGTCAAGGTTAAGCAGTACATGCAGGGAAAAAAGACCCGCCTGATCGGCCCCAACTGTCCCGGTGTGATTACGCCCGGCGAATGCAAGATCGGCATCATGCCCGGCTACATCCACAAGCCGGGCCGGGTCGGCGTGGTCTCGCGCAGCGGCACCCTGACCTATGAGGCGGTGTGGCAACTGACCGGCCTGGGACTGGGGCAGTCCACCTGCGTCGGCATCGGCGGCGACCCGGTCAACGGCACCAGCCACCTGGACGTGTTGCAGATGTTTGAGGAAGATCCGGACACCAAAGCCGTGATCATGATCGGCGAAATCGGTGGCACCTCCGAAGAAGAGGCCGCCCGTTTCGTCAAGGACAACATGACCAAGCCGGTTGCCGCCTACATCGCCGGGCGCACCGCCCCTCCGGGCAAGCGCATGGGCCATGCCGGGGCCATCATCTCCGGCGGCAAGGGCACCGCCGCCGAAAAAGTCGCGGTGCTGGAAGAATGCGGTATCAGCGTGGCCGCGACCCCGGCAGAGATGGGCGAGGCGCTGCTGAAGGTGTGGAAACCATAG
- the nifJ gene encoding pyruvate:ferredoxin (flavodoxin) oxidoreductase, producing MKRRLVNIDGNTAAAHVAHATNEVVAIYPITPSSVMGEISDAKSAAGEKNIWGTIPKVVEMQSEGGASGAVHGALQAGALTTTFTASQGLLLMIPNMYKIAGELTSTVFHVSARAISAQALSIFGDHSDVMSCRPCGWGMLCSNTVQEVMDFALLAQSATLRTRIPFLHYFDGFRTSHEVQKVEELTQDDMRALIDDDLVRAHKARALSPDHPVLRGTAQNPDVYFQGRETVTKFYESIPDVLQGEMDKLAKLVGRQYNLVDYVGAADAEKVIVVMGSGADTVEELVEYMASQGEKVGVLKVRLFLPFPTKAFAEAMPATVKKVAVLDRTKEPGSLGEPLYQAVRTAIGEAMEEGIYKGEGYPRIVGGRFGLGSYEFTPGMAKSVFDNLDAAQPKNHYVVGIKDDVTGNSLDFDPAYKVPSDCYAAMFYGLGSDGTVGANKNSIKIIGETTDNKVQAYFVYDSKKAGSMTTSHLRFGKKAIKSPYLIDSADFIACHNFSFLEKYDILSNINEGGTFLLNSPYGKDEIWNNIPKEVQQQIVDKKLKFYVIDGVHLGEEIGLGPRINVIMQTAFFKISGIIPLETAVAEIKDAIVKSYGKAGEKVVAMNQAAVDRALEEIHEVTPGAVDSGLRIHGAIEGEAPAFVKNTTAAIIEGKGQDLPISAMPSDGTFPTGTAKYEKRNIAVNIPVWEQDLCIQCGICSFVCPHAAIRMKAYDAAELDGAPATFKSVDAKGKEMAGMKFTLQVAPEDCTGCGACVHNCPAKSKEEDGKKAINMTFQAPLREAEAANWEFFLDLPDTDEKLFKRQTLKGSQFLPPTFEFSGACAGCGETPFVKLLSQLFGDRALIANATGCSSIYGGNLPTTPWTTRKDGLGPAWSNSLFEDNAEFGYGMRLSVDKFKEYAQELLAGASEQLCKAGSEYADLIKEIQGADQSTQEGIEAQRARVATLKAGLEKCPDNHSKQLLSVADYLVEKSVWIVGGDGWAYDIGYGGLDHVLASGENVNVLVLDTEVYSNTGGQASKATPLGAVAQFAAGGKRMGKKDLGMISMTYGNIYVAKVSMANPAQCVKAFLEAEAYDGPSIILAYSHCIAHGINMTTAVDECKKAVNSGHWPLFRYDPRLSEQGKNPLQLDSKDPSITFEDYAYGENRFRVLKKAQPEVAERLMTQATKETSARFDLYKKLADMDPDCGK from the coding sequence ATGAAACGCAGGCTCGTAAACATCGATGGCAATACCGCCGCGGCTCATGTCGCTCATGCGACCAATGAGGTCGTAGCGATTTACCCCATCACCCCGTCTTCGGTAATGGGCGAAATTTCCGATGCCAAAAGTGCAGCGGGCGAAAAGAACATCTGGGGCACCATCCCCAAAGTTGTTGAGATGCAATCCGAGGGCGGTGCGTCCGGCGCGGTTCACGGTGCTCTGCAGGCGGGTGCACTGACCACGACCTTTACCGCGTCGCAAGGTCTGCTGCTGATGATCCCCAACATGTACAAGATTGCCGGTGAGCTGACCTCGACGGTGTTCCATGTGTCAGCCCGTGCCATCTCCGCTCAGGCGCTGTCCATCTTCGGCGACCACTCCGACGTCATGTCCTGCCGCCCCTGCGGCTGGGGCATGCTGTGTTCCAACACCGTTCAGGAAGTCATGGACTTTGCCCTGTTGGCCCAGTCCGCCACCCTGCGCACCCGGATTCCCTTTTTGCACTACTTCGACGGTTTCCGCACCTCCCACGAAGTACAGAAAGTCGAAGAGCTGACTCAGGATGATATGCGTGCTCTGATCGACGACGATCTGGTGCGTGCCCACAAAGCCCGCGCTTTGTCGCCGGATCATCCGGTCCTGCGCGGTACTGCCCAGAATCCCGACGTCTACTTCCAGGGTCGTGAAACCGTCACCAAATTCTACGAGTCCATTCCCGACGTGCTGCAAGGCGAAATGGATAAACTGGCCAAACTGGTCGGCCGTCAGTATAACCTGGTCGATTATGTGGGTGCTGCGGACGCCGAGAAAGTGATCGTTGTCATGGGCTCCGGCGCCGACACCGTTGAGGAGCTGGTCGAGTACATGGCCTCTCAGGGCGAAAAGGTCGGCGTGCTTAAAGTTCGCCTGTTCCTGCCGTTCCCGACCAAGGCCTTTGCCGAAGCCATGCCCGCCACCGTCAAGAAAGTTGCCGTTCTCGATCGCACCAAAGAGCCCGGTTCCCTCGGTGAGCCGCTCTACCAGGCGGTACGTACCGCCATCGGCGAGGCCATGGAAGAAGGTATCTACAAAGGCGAAGGCTACCCCCGCATCGTCGGCGGCCGTTTCGGTCTCGGCTCTTACGAGTTTACTCCGGGCATGGCCAAGTCCGTGTTCGACAACCTCGATGCCGCCCAGCCGAAGAACCACTATGTCGTCGGTATCAAAGACGACGTCACCGGCAACAGCCTCGATTTCGATCCGGCGTACAAAGTACCTTCCGATTGCTACGCCGCCATGTTCTACGGCCTGGGTTCCGACGGCACCGTTGGTGCCAACAAGAACTCCATCAAGATCATCGGCGAGACCACGGACAACAAGGTTCAGGCTTACTTCGTCTATGACTCCAAAAAAGCCGGCAGCATGACCACCAGTCACCTGCGTTTCGGTAAGAAGGCCATCAAGTCGCCTTACCTGATCGACAGTGCCGACTTCATCGCCTGTCACAACTTCTCCTTCCTTGAGAAGTACGACATCCTCAGCAACATCAACGAGGGCGGCACCTTCCTGCTCAACAGCCCTTACGGCAAGGATGAGATCTGGAATAACATCCCCAAAGAAGTTCAGCAGCAGATCGTCGACAAGAAGCTGAAGTTCTATGTCATTGACGGCGTGCACCTCGGTGAGGAAATCGGCCTCGGTCCCCGCATCAACGTCATCATGCAGACCGCCTTCTTCAAGATCTCCGGCATTATTCCGCTGGAAACCGCCGTTGCTGAAATCAAGGACGCCATCGTCAAGTCCTACGGCAAAGCGGGTGAAAAAGTGGTCGCCATGAACCAGGCAGCGGTTGATCGCGCCCTGGAAGAGATTCATGAGGTAACCCCGGGCGCTGTTGACAGTGGTCTGCGCATTCATGGTGCCATCGAGGGTGAGGCTCCGGCGTTCGTCAAGAACACCACCGCCGCCATCATCGAAGGCAAAGGCCAGGATCTACCCATCTCCGCCATGCCGAGCGATGGTACCTTCCCGACCGGCACCGCCAAGTACGAGAAGCGCAACATCGCCGTAAACATTCCGGTCTGGGAGCAGGACCTGTGTATTCAATGTGGTATCTGTTCCTTCGTCTGCCCCCATGCCGCCATCCGTATGAAGGCCTACGATGCGGCTGAGCTTGACGGTGCTCCGGCGACGTTCAAGTCCGTTGACGCCAAAGGCAAAGAGATGGCCGGCATGAAGTTCACCCTGCAGGTCGCTCCTGAGGACTGCACCGGTTGTGGCGCCTGTGTTCACAACTGCCCGGCCAAGAGCAAAGAAGAGGACGGCAAGAAAGCCATCAACATGACCTTCCAGGCGCCGTTGCGTGAAGCCGAAGCCGCCAACTGGGAGTTCTTCCTTGATCTGCCCGACACCGATGAGAAACTGTTCAAGCGTCAGACCCTCAAAGGCAGCCAGTTCCTGCCGCCGACCTTTGAGTTCTCCGGGGCCTGTGCCGGTTGTGGCGAGACGCCGTTCGTCAAGCTGCTCTCCCAGCTGTTCGGCGACCGTGCCCTGATTGCCAACGCCACCGGTTGTTCCTCCATCTACGGTGGTAACCTGCCCACCACGCCTTGGACCACCCGTAAGGACGGCCTGGGTCCGGCATGGAGTAACTCCCTGTTCGAGGATAACGCCGAGTTCGGTTACGGCATGCGTCTGTCCGTGGACAAGTTCAAAGAGTACGCTCAGGAGCTGCTCGCCGGCGCATCAGAGCAACTGTGCAAGGCCGGCAGCGAATATGCCGACCTGATTAAAGAGATCCAGGGTGCCGACCAAAGCACACAGGAAGGCATTGAAGCGCAACGTGCCCGCGTGGCGACGTTGAAGGCCGGTCTGGAAAAATGCCCGGACAACCACTCCAAGCAGTTGCTGTCCGTCGCCGACTACCTGGTTGAGAAATCCGTGTGGATCGTCGGTGGTGACGGCTGGGCCTATGACATCGGTTACGGCGGTCTCGATCACGTTCTCGCCTCCGGCGAAAACGTCAACGTCCTGGTTCTCGACACCGAGGTCTACTCCAACACCGGAGGCCAGGCGTCCAAGGCCACTCCGCTCGGCGCCGTCGCTCAATTCGCCGCCGGTGGTAAGCGCATGGGCAAAAAAGACCTCGGCATGATCAGCATGACCTACGGCAACATCTATGTCGCCAAGGTGTCCATGGCCAATCCGGCGCAGTGTGTTAAGGCCTTCCTTGAGGCCGAAGCCTATGATGGTCCGTCCATCATTCTGGCGTACAGCCACTGCATCGCCCACGGCATCAACATGACCACCGCCGTTGACGAGTGTAAAAAAGCGGTTAACTCCGGTCACTGGCCGTTGTTCCGCTACGATCCCCGTCTGTCCGAGCAAGGTAAGAACCCGCTGCAACTCGACAGCAAGGATCCGAGCATCACCTTTGAGGATTATGCCTACGGTGAAAACCGTTTCCGCGTCCTCAAGAAAGCTCAACCGGAAGTGGCTGAGCGTCTGATGACTCAGGCCACCAAGGAAACCTCAGCCCGTTTCGATCTGTATAAGAAACTGGCCGATATGGATCCGGATTGCGGCAAGTAA
- a CDS encoding P-II family nitrogen regulator gives MKKIDCIIKPFKLDDVKTALTDFGITGMTVSEVRGFGRQKGHMELYRGAEYQTDFLPKVKVELVLDDDQVTDVVSALQKEACTGRIGDGKIFVTPVEESIRIRTGETGKDSL, from the coding sequence ATGAAAAAAATCGATTGTATTATCAAACCCTTTAAGCTGGATGACGTTAAAACTGCGCTGACCGATTTTGGGATCACGGGAATGACGGTCAGTGAAGTGCGTGGTTTCGGACGCCAAAAAGGTCATATGGAACTTTATCGTGGTGCTGAATACCAGACGGACTTTCTCCCCAAGGTGAAGGTTGAACTGGTCCTTGATGATGATCAGGTGACCGATGTCGTGTCGGCACTGCAGAAAGAGGCTTGTACTGGGCGGATCGGTGACGGCAAAATTTTCGTGACTCCTGTTGAAGAATCCATTCGTATTCGCACCGGTGAAACCGGCAAAGATTCCCTTTAA
- a CDS encoding NADP-dependent malic enzyme codes for MAQKKEALDYHSSGRKGKIEVIATKPCDTSRDLSLAYSPGVADPCLEIEKNPADAYQYTAKGNLVAVVSNGTAVLGLGDIGALAGKPVMEGKGVLFKRFADVDVFDIELNTKDPDELVRTVQLLEPTFGGINLEDIKAPECFYIEEKLQESMNIPVFHDDQHGTAIIANAGLINALEIIGKKIEEVRIVVNGAGAAGIACAQMALTLGARLENMVLCDSKGVIFKGRSEGMNPYKERLATEREFRTLEEAMVDADVFFGVSAKDILTPEMVATMAKDPVIFAMANPDPEILPSEAQKVRSDVIIGTGRSDFPNQVNNVLCFPFLFRGALDTHASAINAEMKMAAVKALANLAKEDVPDSVLRAYGNTKFSFGREYLIPKPFDPRVLLHVAPAVARAAMDSGVARRDVGDLNKYTESLEALQSRSKEIMRALINKAKSCRKRVVFPEGDDEKILRAAQILVDERIAIPILLGPETKIINMIKDLGLDLHGVQIIDTKDSPKHHDYARELFRLRQRKGVTPAEASRMIYRERNYYGAMMVHLGDADAMLSGINHHYPETIRPALEIIGKQEEVRGVHGLYMMVFKKKVVFCADTTVTIDPTAEELAETAILAAHKARHFDVEPRIAMLSFSNFGSANHPFTTKVKKATKLVKEWAPELVVDGEIQAGVAFEPELTELQYPFSAIKGDANVLIFPDLNSGNISYKLLTKLGGAEAVGPILMGIKKPVHVLQRGDDVNDIVNMAAVAVVDAQESAASRSNAGNQS; via the coding sequence ATGGCGCAAAAAAAGGAAGCGCTCGACTATCACAGCAGTGGCCGCAAAGGCAAGATCGAGGTGATCGCCACCAAACCCTGCGACACCAGCCGCGACCTGTCTCTGGCCTACAGCCCGGGCGTTGCGGATCCGTGTCTGGAAATTGAAAAAAATCCGGCGGACGCCTATCAATATACCGCGAAAGGCAATCTGGTGGCCGTGGTCTCCAACGGTACCGCGGTTCTCGGGCTGGGCGATATCGGCGCCCTGGCCGGCAAGCCGGTCATGGAGGGCAAAGGCGTTCTGTTCAAGCGCTTTGCCGATGTCGATGTGTTCGACATCGAGCTGAACACCAAGGACCCGGACGAGCTGGTGCGCACCGTCCAGCTGCTGGAACCCACCTTCGGCGGCATCAACCTCGAGGACATCAAGGCTCCGGAATGCTTTTACATTGAAGAGAAGCTGCAGGAGAGCATGAATATTCCGGTGTTCCACGATGATCAGCACGGCACCGCTATTATTGCCAACGCCGGGTTGATCAATGCGCTGGAAATCATCGGCAAAAAGATCGAAGAGGTGCGCATTGTGGTCAACGGCGCCGGTGCCGCCGGCATCGCCTGCGCCCAGATGGCCCTGACCCTGGGGGCCCGGCTGGAGAACATGGTGCTGTGCGACAGCAAGGGGGTCATCTTCAAGGGGCGCAGCGAGGGGATGAATCCCTACAAGGAACGTCTGGCCACCGAGCGCGAGTTCCGCACCCTGGAAGAAGCCATGGTCGACGCCGATGTGTTCTTCGGCGTCTCGGCCAAGGATATCCTCACGCCGGAGATGGTGGCCACCATGGCCAAGGATCCGGTAATCTTCGCCATGGCCAACCCCGATCCGGAGATTCTGCCCAGCGAGGCGCAGAAAGTGCGCAGTGATGTGATCATCGGCACCGGCCGCAGCGATTTTCCCAACCAGGTCAATAACGTGCTGTGCTTTCCGTTTTTGTTTCGCGGTGCCCTCGATACCCATGCCAGCGCCATCAATGCCGAGATGAAAATGGCGGCGGTCAAGGCCCTGGCCAATCTAGCCAAGGAGGATGTCCCCGATTCCGTGTTGCGCGCCTACGGCAACACCAAGTTTTCATTCGGCCGTGAATATCTGATTCCCAAGCCCTTTGATCCGCGGGTACTGCTGCACGTGGCCCCGGCCGTGGCCAGGGCGGCCATGGACAGTGGTGTGGCCCGCCGCGATGTCGGCGATCTCAACAAGTACACCGAATCCCTTGAGGCCCTGCAAAGCCGCTCCAAGGAGATCATGCGCGCCCTGATCAACAAGGCCAAATCCTGCCGCAAGCGCGTGGTCTTTCCGGAAGGCGACGATGAGAAAATTCTGCGCGCGGCCCAGATTCTGGTGGATGAGCGCATTGCCATCCCCATCCTGCTCGGACCCGAGACCAAGATCATCAACATGATCAAAGACCTTGGCCTGGATCTCCACGGCGTGCAGATCATCGACACCAAGGACAGCCCCAAACACCACGACTATGCCCGAGAACTGTTCCGCCTGCGTCAGCGCAAAGGCGTCACCCCGGCCGAGGCCAGCCGAATGATCTACCGCGAACGCAACTACTACGGCGCCATGATGGTCCACCTGGGCGATGCCGATGCCATGCTGTCCGGCATCAACCACCACTACCCTGAAACCATCCGCCCGGCACTGGAAATCATCGGCAAGCAGGAGGAGGTGCGTGGCGTCCACGGTCTGTACATGATGGTGTTCAAGAAAAAAGTCGTCTTCTGCGCCGACACCACCGTCACCATTGACCCGACGGCCGAAGAGCTGGCTGAAACCGCCATCCTGGCGGCGCACAAGGCCCGTCATTTCGATGTCGAGCCGCGCATCGCCATGCTGTCGTTTTCCAACTTCGGCAGCGCCAACCACCCGTTCACCACCAAGGTCAAAAAGGCCACCAAACTGGTCAAGGAGTGGGCACCGGAACTGGTGGTAGATGGTGAAATCCAGGCCGGAGTGGCTTTTGAGCCGGAACTTACGGAATTGCAGTACCCCTTTTCAGCCATCAAGGGCGATGCCAACGTCCTGATTTTCCCCGACCTCAACTCGGGAAATATCTCCTATAAACTGCTGACAAAACTGGGCGGCGCCGAGGCCGTGGGGCCGATCCTGATGGGGATCAAGAAACCGGTTCATGTGCTGCAGCGAGGTGACGACGTCAACGACATCGTCAACATGGCGGCCGTGGCCGTGGTCGATGCCCAGGAGTCGGCAGCGTCACGTTCAAACGCCGGCAACCAATCCTGA